A genomic window from Winogradskyella sp. J14-2 includes:
- a CDS encoding nucleotidyltransferase family protein, which yields MGNLANTYQYIADILSFRSSKDELEKVLGNKDFNWDNIVIEGSKHLVLPTIYCRLKSKQLTYVLPKELDSYLEEITSLNRNRNTQIISQVHALTELLKAHNIEHVFLKGAALISCCYYGDIAERMLGDIDILVNEDHLDLAFNILKNNSYYPIEQTLGNDFFEHKHLPRLKTDKYICAVELHKKLFVTYKNEELQSPKVLSSKTIVNGIFVPSPKHLLLHNILNYQINDKGNLYNSINFRSAYDCIVLYNKANIDLPKNSKTIRKYYNLLGLFFSDIPNKHKNTNSTTSFYFYKLNHIGFYKVWNKLLKLLDFSWTVMSRVPYLIGNKAYRMALFKDRKRILTYISSVLKRT from the coding sequence ATGGGTAATTTAGCAAACACATACCAATATATCGCTGATATTTTGAGTTTTAGATCTTCTAAAGATGAATTAGAAAAAGTACTTGGCAACAAAGATTTTAATTGGGATAATATAGTCATTGAAGGCAGCAAACATCTTGTATTACCAACAATTTACTGTCGGTTAAAATCGAAACAACTTACGTATGTTTTACCAAAAGAATTAGATTCGTATCTAGAAGAAATTACCTCTTTAAACAGAAACAGAAACACACAAATAATATCTCAAGTACACGCACTAACAGAGTTGTTAAAGGCTCATAACATAGAACATGTATTCTTAAAAGGTGCTGCATTAATCTCTTGCTGTTATTATGGTGACATAGCAGAACGCATGCTCGGAGATATCGATATTTTGGTTAACGAAGATCACCTTGACTTGGCCTTTAATATTTTAAAAAACAATAGTTATTACCCTATAGAACAGACATTGGGTAACGATTTTTTTGAGCACAAGCATTTACCAAGATTAAAAACAGACAAATATATATGTGCGGTTGAATTGCACAAAAAGCTTTTTGTAACCTATAAAAACGAAGAATTACAAAGTCCAAAAGTACTATCTTCAAAAACAATTGTAAATGGTATTTTCGTTCCTTCACCAAAACACTTATTACTTCATAATATTCTAAACTATCAGATTAATGACAAAGGCAATCTTTACAACAGTATAAATTTTAGATCGGCTTATGATTGTATTGTGTTGTACAACAAAGCAAATATAGATTTACCAAAAAATTCTAAAACAATTAGAAAGTATTACAACTTATTAGGTCTATTTTTTAGTGATATTCCTAATAAACACAAAAATACAAATAGCACAACAAGTTTTTATTTCTACAAATTAAATCATATTGGTTTTTATAAGGTTTGGAATAAACTCTTAAAACTTCTAGATTTTTCATGGACAGTAATGAGCAGAGTTCCTTATTTAATAGGTAATAAAGCATATAGAATGGCTTTATTTAAAGACCGAAAGCGAATTTTAACCTATATTAGTTCTGTTTTAAAACGCACATAA
- a CDS encoding HYR domain-containing protein — MKQLLPIIYVVLLALSSGIQAQESGTQNLLNCPETINQTTDQGQCGATVSYIVDDTITEIFEYTGSVNTFTVPPGVTSLNISAFGAEGGSSSMASGGLGAHIVGDLAVTPGQVLQILVGQKGTDGGNFAGGGGGGSFVILGNDVATGTLLIAAGGGGGRGAGFAGGSQNPGGLGGDGQLTENGGAAIGGECNPCSGTAGTNGNGATGGDSFGGLGGGGGAGLLTNGGDRSGGALGATGGQAIINGGAGGATLTNDGIPGGFGGGGAGGSSSAAGGGGGGGYSGGAGGGQGGVVGSGGGGGGSFNSGTNQVNTAGVRSGDGEIIITYNAILTQTAGLPNNSYFPIGETINTFETIDGSGNTISCSFSVIITDDEDPILTVPADILQDTTNDTCGAIVNYSVSGTDNCASGEIIFTASGTVETFTVPPGVTSLNISAFGAEGGSSSMASGGLGAHIVGDLAVTPGQVLQIMVGQKGTDGGNFAGGGGGGSFVILGNDVATGTLLIAAGGGGGRGAGFAGGSQNPGGLGGDGQLTENGGAAIGGECNPCSGTAGTNGNGATGGDSFGGLGGGGGAGLLTNGGDRSGGALGATGGQAIINGGAGGATLTNDGIPGGFGGGGAGGSSSAAGGGGGGGYSGGAGGGQGGVVGSGGGGGGSFNSGTNQVNTAGVRSGDGEIIITYEISPIQTAGLPSGSEFPVGTTTNTFTLTDTSGNSITQSFDVVITDNQDPTINCPADFTVNAASNGTYTIEDYTSIASDNCTAEDNLIITQNPIAGSVVNTGVTAVTVNVEDASGNISECTFEITVDASLGIEDGYLNNNTVNVYPNPSNNVININIENSTIDSVALFDLSGRQIKSFNTQSNNNVQISLQDVSTGTYLLKIVSGSEQITKQIVRKD, encoded by the coding sequence ATGAAACAACTTTTACCTATTATTTATGTCGTATTACTAGCTTTAAGCTCAGGAATACAAGCCCAAGAATCTGGGACACAAAACCTTCTAAATTGTCCTGAAACTATAAACCAAACAACAGATCAAGGTCAGTGTGGTGCTACTGTAAGTTACATTGTAGACGATACAATTACCGAAATTTTTGAATATACTGGTAGTGTCAACACCTTCACCGTACCGCCAGGCGTTACGTCATTGAATATTTCGGCTTTTGGTGCCGAAGGTGGTTCTAGTAGTATGGCCAGTGGAGGTCTTGGTGCTCATATAGTTGGTGATTTAGCCGTAACACCTGGCCAAGTTTTACAAATATTGGTCGGACAAAAAGGAACTGATGGCGGTAACTTTGCTGGCGGTGGCGGTGGCGGTTCATTTGTTATTTTAGGCAATGATGTTGCAACCGGAACACTCCTTATCGCTGCTGGTGGTGGTGGCGGACGCGGTGCTGGTTTTGCTGGTGGTAGTCAAAACCCAGGAGGGCTTGGCGGTGATGGACAGCTTACAGAAAACGGCGGTGCAGCTATTGGTGGTGAATGCAACCCGTGCTCTGGTACTGCAGGAACAAACGGCAATGGTGCCACAGGTGGTGATAGTTTTGGTGGTCTTGGCGGCGGCGGCGGAGCCGGTTTATTGACAAATGGTGGAGACCGCTCTGGTGGTGCTTTAGGAGCAACAGGCGGGCAGGCTATTATTAATGGCGGTGCTGGTGGTGCCACCCTTACAAACGATGGTATCCCAGGCGGTTTTGGTGGTGGTGGTGCTGGTGGTTCTTCATCTGCTGCTGGTGGTGGCGGTGGTGGCGGTTACAGCGGTGGTGCTGGCGGTGGCCAAGGTGGTGTTGTTGGAAGTGGCGGCGGTGGCGGCGGTTCTTTTAACAGCGGAACAAACCAAGTAAATACTGCTGGTGTTAGGTCTGGTGACGGAGAAATTATTATTACTTACAATGCAATCCTTACACAAACCGCAGGACTACCTAATAATTCTTACTTTCCTATTGGAGAAACTATTAATACTTTTGAAACTATTGATGGCTCAGGAAATACAATATCTTGTAGTTTTAGTGTAATAATAACCGATGACGAAGATCCAATCCTTACGGTACCAGCAGATATATTGCAAGATACGACTAATGATACTTGTGGGGCTATTGTAAATTATTCAGTTTCTGGCACTGATAATTGTGCAAGCGGAGAAATAATATTTACAGCATCAGGTACAGTTGAAACTTTTACCGTACCGCCTGGCGTTACGTCATTGAATATTTCGGCTTTTGGTGCCGAAGGTGGTTCTAGTAGTATGGCCAGTGGAGGTCTTGGTGCTCATATAGTTGGTGATTTAGCCGTAACACCTGGCCAAGTTTTACAAATAATGGTCGGACAAAAAGGAACTGATGGCGGTAACTTTGCTGGCGGTGGCGGTGGCGGTTCATTTGTTATTTTAGGCAATGATGTTGCAACCGGAACACTCCTTATCGCTGCTGGTGGTGGTGGCGGACGCGGTGCTGGTTTTGCTGGTGGTAGTCAAAACCCAGGAGGACTTGGCGGTGATGGACAGCTTACAGAAAACGGCGGTGCAGCTATTGGTGGTGAATGCAACCCGTGCTCTGGTACTGCAGGAACAAACGGCAATGGTGCCACAGGTGGTGATAGTTTTGGTGGTCTTGGCGGCGGCGGCGGAGCCGGTTTATTGACAAATGGTGGAGACCGCTCTGGTGGTGCTTTAGGAGCAACAGGCGGGCAGGCTATTATTAATGGCGGTGCTGGTGGTGCCACCCTTACAAACGATGGTATCCCAGGCGGTTTTGGTGGTGGTGGTGCTGGTGGTTCTTCATCTGCTGCTGGTGGTGGCGGTGGTGGCGGTTACAGCGGTGGTGCTGGCGGTGGCCAAGGTGGTGTTGTTGGAAGTGGCGGCGGTGGCGGCGGTTCTTTTAACAGCGGAACAAACCAAGTAAATACTGCTGGTGTTAGGTCTGGTGACGGAGAAATTATTATTACTTATGAAATTAGTCCTATTCAAACTGCAGGTCTTCCTAGCGGAAGTGAATTTCCTGTCGGAACCACTACAAATACTTTTACACTTACAGATACTTCCGGAAATTCAATTACCCAAAGCTTTGATGTTGTAATTACCGATAACCAAGACCCTACGATTAATTGTCCTGCTGACTTTACTGTCAATGCGGCATCTAACGGGACATACACAATTGAAGATTACACCTCTATTGCTAGCGATAATTGCACAGCTGAAGATAACCTTATAATTACACAAAACCCTATTGCTGGTTCTGTTGTAAATACTGGAGTTACTGCAGTCACTGTAAACGTTGAAGACGCTTCGGGGAACATATCTGAGTGCACTTTCGAAATAACCGTTGACGCATCACTCGGTATAGAAGATGGATATCTTAATAATAACACAGTTAATGTTTATCCCAACCCTTCAAATAATGTTATAAATATTAACATAGAAAACTCAACTATTGATTCTGTAGCACTATTTGATCTTAGCGGTAGACAAATTAAATCTTTTAATACGCAATCAAACAATAACGTTCAGATATCTTTACAAGACGTATCAACCGGAACATATCTACTAAAAATAGTTTCGGGTTCTGAGCAAATAACAAAGCAAATAGTTAGAAAGGATTAA
- a CDS encoding beta strand repeat-containing protein, with protein sequence MKHFYTFLVAILFTGFGFGQTLSQGDLAIIGVSVDNEEILVVALEDIPAGESVFFTDDEWSGNAFNTGEGFYEWLTPSITAGTVITITTTGTTAGGSVNLQAGSFALSNSGDGVFLYQTSTNTYNTGTYTLLGFAGEDGGDAGTLTGSGLTLGTTAIYYGGDNGIYTGTRTGQDKATYLSLIYDSGNWATSGSAQTFDTTAFTFSGGSPSTSVEFATASASVSEGVGTTDLIFSITNPDGTNATSFDVELIIGDNADINGYTTQTVTFPAGSSTDETVTITVTDDTVFEGDETLIFTITGVTGGNNATLGTQSTFELTIEENDPNPAVAFWHEPFNNNNLYTVTIGGEGNDGTADYFQITDGLNINQSYTNIDGTFHASQDIDDGGWTNSAAPSQLTWTGIDISEFTTLSFKGSFASNGGGIDESDFVLVEYQIDNGGWMNLLAFENTGGFNNNFFEDTDFDGTGDGLELSDTFQEFEKSIPIGSSLDLRITVSVDSGGEDLAFDNFKVEGIYNGYAYSNGSWYPTNPDNTTGASNAIVVDGVAIFTTDVNLNDVVVSPGAGLDVETGNTLTVNSLNLESTSTTFSSLISDGTITGTVTYNRYINTNNAVNGNDLISAPLSGQNFDVFIGNNTNILTNPSGPEVLFGGFDNDNASAPYELWNDTDTTPLTAGIGYRTGIEVGAPTNLVSFEGTVNTGLVEVAINQGSASILNLVGNPFPSYLDAQAFLTQNAAVLDPSAVVIYGYNDSTDGTSADDYTIISAIENNTLNIAPGQGFFVASNVVGGNLQFTTSTPDMRIISTDDDFIAGRSAISNVNINLSNATDNFITKVYFTASSGLGLDPGYDASLLGGVAPAFSLFSHLVEENMDVPFATQAIGKTDYNDTTIALGVNANMGEQLTFSIAENTMPASIEVYLDDTLTSTSTLLNAADYVLTPSEDLNGTGRFYLRFSNSALSTTDAIFDGISIYGNQTNRTISIAGQLTEGTSANVYDIQGRLVTARPLVSDSTLQTIDASNLHTGVYIVKLVNGNVVKAEKIILK encoded by the coding sequence ATGAAACATTTTTACACATTTTTAGTTGCTATTTTATTTACTGGTTTTGGGTTTGGGCAGACTCTATCACAGGGTGATTTAGCTATCATCGGAGTTAGCGTTGATAACGAAGAGATTCTAGTGGTTGCGCTGGAAGATATTCCTGCTGGAGAATCCGTTTTCTTTACTGATGATGAGTGGAGCGGTAACGCTTTTAATACTGGTGAAGGTTTTTATGAATGGTTAACACCATCAATTACTGCTGGTACTGTTATTACTATTACAACGACTGGAACAACTGCAGGTGGTTCTGTAAATCTACAAGCAGGTAGTTTTGCTTTAAGTAATAGTGGTGATGGAGTGTTTTTGTATCAAACTTCTACCAATACTTACAACACAGGGACATATACTTTACTTGGCTTTGCTGGTGAAGACGGTGGTGATGCCGGAACATTAACTGGCTCTGGATTAACACTAGGCACTACAGCAATTTATTATGGAGGAGATAATGGAATTTACACTGGAACTAGAACAGGGCAAGATAAAGCTACTTATTTATCATTAATATATGACAGTGGAAATTGGGCTACATCAGGTTCTGCACAGACATTTGATACAACTGCATTTACTTTTTCTGGTGGTTCACCAAGCACTTCTGTAGAATTTGCAACAGCTTCAGCATCTGTATCTGAAGGAGTAGGAACAACCGATTTAATTTTTTCGATTACAAATCCAGACGGCACCAATGCTACCTCTTTTGATGTAGAATTAATCATAGGTGATAACGCAGACATTAACGGATATACAACACAGACTGTTACGTTTCCTGCTGGTTCTTCTACCGATGAAACTGTAACTATAACAGTTACTGATGACACTGTTTTTGAAGGAGATGAAACCTTAATATTCACCATTACAGGCGTAACTGGTGGGAATAACGCAACTTTAGGTACGCAATCTACATTTGAGTTAACAATAGAGGAAAATGATCCAAATCCAGCGGTGGCTTTTTGGCACGAGCCTTTCAATAACAATAACCTCTATACAGTAACTATTGGTGGTGAGGGTAATGACGGAACTGCAGATTATTTTCAGATAACTGATGGTTTAAACATCAACCAATCCTACACTAATATAGACGGAACCTTCCACGCCTCTCAAGACATTGATGATGGAGGATGGACAAATAGTGCTGCGCCAAGTCAACTAACATGGACAGGAATTGATATCAGTGAATTCACGACATTATCCTTTAAAGGTTCTTTTGCTTCTAATGGTGGTGGTATTGATGAGTCAGACTTTGTCTTGGTTGAGTATCAAATTGATAATGGTGGCTGGATGAATTTATTAGCTTTTGAAAATACTGGAGGTTTTAATAACAATTTTTTTGAGGATACCGATTTTGATGGTACAGGAGATGGCTTAGAACTTTCAGACACATTTCAAGAGTTTGAAAAATCAATTCCTATCGGTTCTAGTTTAGACTTAAGAATTACAGTTTCGGTAGATTCTGGTGGTGAAGATTTGGCTTTTGACAACTTTAAAGTTGAGGGTATCTATAACGGTTATGCATATTCTAACGGTTCTTGGTATCCTACAAATCCTGATAACACAACAGGAGCATCAAACGCTATTGTTGTTGATGGTGTTGCTATTTTCACTACAGATGTTAATCTTAATGATGTGGTTGTTAGTCCAGGGGCAGGTTTAGATGTTGAAACTGGTAACACTTTAACTGTTAACAGTCTTAATTTAGAATCCACATCAACAACCTTCTCCAGCTTAATTTCTGATGGAACTATAACAGGTACTGTAACATATAACCGTTACATAAACACAAATAATGCTGTAAATGGTAACGACTTAATTAGTGCTCCTTTAAGCGGACAAAATTTTGATGTCTTTATTGGCAACAATACCAACATATTAACAAATCCAAGTGGACCAGAGGTTCTATTCGGTGGTTTTGACAATGATAATGCCAGCGCACCATATGAACTATGGAACGACACTGACACCACACCACTTACTGCTGGTATCGGATACCGCACAGGTATTGAGGTTGGGGCTCCTACTAACCTCGTATCTTTTGAAGGTACTGTAAATACTGGTTTGGTAGAGGTTGCTATAAACCAAGGTTCAGCAAGTATTCTTAATTTGGTAGGTAACCCGTTCCCTTCTTACTTGGATGCCCAAGCTTTTTTAACTCAAAATGCTGCGGTTTTAGATCCGAGTGCCGTGGTGATTTATGGTTATAATGACAGTACTGACGGTACTTCTGCTGATGATTACACGATTATCAGTGCCATAGAAAACAATACACTAAACATTGCCCCTGGTCAAGGGTTCTTTGTAGCTTCTAATGTTGTTGGTGGCAACCTTCAGTTTACAACAAGCACTCCAGATATGCGTATTATATCTACCGATGACGACTTTATTGCTGGTAGATCGGCTATATCGAACGTTAATATCAATTTAAGTAATGCTACAGACAATTTTATCACTAAGGTATATTTTACAGCCTCTAGTGGCTTAGGTTTAGACCCTGGTTACGATGCTAGTCTGCTTGGTGGTGTGGCACCAGCTTTTTCCTTGTTTTCACACTTAGTAGAAGAGAATATGGACGTGCCGTTTGCAACGCAGGCCATTGGAAAAACAGATTATAACGACACAACTATTGCACTGGGTGTTAATGCTAATATGGGTGAGCAGTTGACTTTTAGCATTGCTGAAAACACAATGCCAGCCTCTATTGAAGTGTATTTGGACGATACACTAACCAGCACCTCTACTCTATTAAACGCTGCTGATTATGTCTTAACCCCTTCTGAGGATTTAAATGGTACGGGACGTTTTTACTTAAGGTTCTCTAATAGTGCATTGTCTACAACAGATGCTATTTTTGATGGTATTTCAATCTATGGCAACCAGACCAACAGAACTATCAGTATCGCAGGACAGCTAACCGAAGGGACCTCTGCTAATGTATATGATATACAAGGACGTTTAGTTACTGCGAGACCGTTAGTATCTGACTCAACATTACAGACTATTGATGCCAGCAACTTACATACAGGCGTGTATATTGTGAAGCTCGTTAATGGCAATGTCGTTAAAGCTGAAAAAATTATATTGAAATAA
- a CDS encoding zinc-dependent peptidase, producing MLIIFFVGFAVIVVYRFYVFFESMYGLEYNKPFFLNLIVFRKRLTKDQLSILNNKFLFYNRLNENEQAIFRHRLAVFMESKQFIGREGLTVNQEMITLISATAVMLTFGFRNYLITLIDKIIIYPREYYSKINETYHRGETNPQLKAIVFSWQDFKKGYRIGDDNLNLGIHEFGHAIHLNAYSNKDISSEIFKQGFSRLTRYLQAHKQVRDHLTTSKYFRAYAYTNQFEFFAVLLENFIETPEMFRTNYPELYQYMKRMLNFNFAGY from the coding sequence ATGTTAATCATCTTTTTTGTTGGTTTTGCTGTTATAGTGGTGTATAGGTTTTATGTTTTTTTTGAATCTATGTATGGCTTAGAATACAATAAGCCTTTTTTTTTAAACCTTATAGTATTTAGAAAGAGGCTAACCAAAGATCAATTATCCATTTTAAATAATAAATTTCTTTTCTACAATAGACTCAATGAAAACGAGCAAGCTATTTTTAGACATAGACTTGCAGTATTTATGGAGAGTAAACAGTTTATAGGCAGGGAGGGTTTAACAGTAAACCAAGAGATGATTACACTAATTTCTGCAACAGCGGTAATGTTAACTTTTGGTTTTAGAAACTATCTTATAACGTTGATAGATAAGATTATTATTTACCCCAGAGAGTATTATTCAAAAATAAATGAAACCTACCATAGAGGAGAAACGAATCCGCAACTAAAAGCCATTGTTTTTTCTTGGCAAGATTTTAAGAAAGGATACCGCATAGGTGATGATAATTTAAACTTGGGCATACATGAGTTTGGGCATGCAATTCATTTAAACGCTTATAGCAATAAGGATATTAGCAGTGAGATTTTTAAACAGGGCTTTAGTAGATTAACGCGTTATTTGCAAGCCCATAAGCAGGTTAGAGATCACTTAACAACATCAAAATACTTTAGAGCATATGCGTACACCAATCAATTTGAATTTTTTGCTGTACTGCTAGAAAACTTTATTGAAACACCAGAGATGTTCAGAACTAATTACCCAGAGTTATATCAATACATGAAACGAATGTTGAACTTTAATTTTGCTGGATACTGA
- a CDS encoding UDP-glucuronic acid decarboxylase family protein translates to MKRILVTGGAGFVGSHLCERLLNEGNEVICLDNYFTGSKQNIEHLMDHHYFELVRHDITNPFMAEVDEIYNFACPASPVHYQYNPIKTTKTSVMGAINMLGLAKRVKAKILQASTSEVYGDPTVHPQRETYWGNVNPIGTRSCYDEGKRCAETLFMDYHKENKVKIKIIRIFNTYGPRMHPQDGRVVSNFIVQALKGKNITVFGDGRQTRSFQYVDDLIEGTVRMMGTRDAFIGPVNIGNPKEFTMLQLADQIIDLTGSKSKVVYLPLPEDDPMQRQPDISLAQKELDGWKPKINLQDGLRSTIDYFDQLLREGR, encoded by the coding sequence ATGAAGAGAATATTAGTAACAGGTGGCGCGGGTTTTGTTGGCTCACATCTTTGTGAACGTTTGTTAAACGAGGGGAATGAAGTAATCTGTTTAGATAATTATTTTACAGGTTCTAAACAAAATATTGAGCATCTTATGGATCATCATTATTTTGAATTGGTGAGACATGATATTACAAATCCATTTATGGCTGAAGTTGATGAAATATACAATTTTGCATGTCCAGCATCTCCTGTACATTATCAATACAACCCTATAAAAACTACCAAAACTTCAGTAATGGGTGCCATTAATATGTTAGGGTTGGCTAAACGCGTTAAAGCTAAAATATTGCAAGCCTCTACAAGCGAGGTTTATGGCGATCCTACTGTACATCCACAAAGAGAAACTTACTGGGGAAACGTAAACCCTATTGGTACACGTTCTTGCTATGATGAAGGCAAACGATGTGCTGAGACTTTATTTATGGACTATCATAAGGAAAATAAAGTAAAAATTAAGATAATACGCATATTTAATACATATGGTCCTAGGATGCACCCTCAAGATGGTAGAGTGGTATCTAATTTTATAGTACAAGCGCTAAAGGGTAAAAATATAACGGTATTTGGCGATGGCAGGCAAACCAGAAGTTTTCAATATGTCGATGACTTAATTGAAGGAACTGTTAGGATGATGGGTACTCGAGATGCTTTTATAGGCCCTGTTAATATTGGCAATCCAAAAGAGTTTACTATGCTTCAGCTGGCGGATCAAATCATTGATCTCACAGGCTCAAAGTCTAAGGTAGTGTACTTGCCACTTCCAGAAGATGATCCCATGCAGCGTCAACCAGATATAAGTTTGGCTCAAAAAGAACTAGATGGTTGGAAACCAAAAATAAATCTACAGGATGGGTTAAGAAGTACTATTGATTATTTTGACCAGTTATTGAGAGAAGGGCGTTAG
- a CDS encoding T9SS type A sorting domain-containing protein, producing MRQFYIFISFLFCALTSFAQVTYNGNGNSGFGGAVGGSNMTITDNGTDITITFNRGPGTFDNEMVIYIDSRTGGFSSTVDFADPDNGDKLRRAINGAGTFAGATRSTVNFPVGMEADFAIAVNTSFGGLWELVNNASFPFISGVGNPTSNTETSFTMSFSKADIGIGVSDAIEFTFVVTYLDGFGGGGVFRSDEGYGNGLPTGNPGTSDITFTTSELYRESTTYTYNSSWSPSDPNGTSTLNDIFLITSDNAIISTNTNAKLVTVSPGAALTINSGVNLNVADALTLESVSNSYSSLIPVGTVTGTVIYNRYVNDNGPINGNDLISAPVSGQQFNTFIGNNTNILANPSGTDVLFGGFDNDNATEPYELWDETDTTPLTAGVGYRSGIDPVAGSNLVSFEGTVNTGLVEVAINQGSASILNLVGNPFPSYLDAQAFLTQNAAVLDPSAVVIYGYNDSTNGTSADDYTIISAIENNTLNIAPGQGFFVASSVVGGNLQFTTSTPDMRIISTDDDFIAGRSAISNVNINLSNATDNFITKVYFTASSGLGLDPGYDASLLGGVAPAFSLFSHLVEENMDVPFATQAIGKTDYNDTTIALGVNANMGEQLTFSIAENTMPASIEVYLDDTLTSTSTLLNAADYVLTPSEDLNGTGRFYLRFSNSALSTTDAIFDGISIYGNQTNRTISIAGQLTEGTSANVYDIQGRLVTARPLVSDSTLQTIDASNLHTGVYIVKLVNGNAVKTEKVILK from the coding sequence ATGAGACAGTTTTACATTTTTATTTCATTTTTGTTTTGCGCACTTACTTCTTTTGCTCAAGTTACCTATAATGGTAATGGTAATTCTGGTTTTGGAGGAGCAGTTGGTGGTAGCAATATGACTATTACAGACAACGGAACAGACATCACCATTACGTTTAATCGAGGTCCAGGCACTTTTGACAACGAAATGGTTATCTATATCGATAGCAGAACAGGTGGGTTTAGTTCTACGGTGGATTTTGCTGACCCAGATAATGGTGACAAGTTACGCAGAGCCATAAATGGTGCTGGTACTTTTGCTGGTGCTACACGCTCTACAGTAAATTTTCCTGTGGGAATGGAAGCTGATTTTGCTATTGCTGTGAACACCTCTTTTGGTGGACTATGGGAATTGGTTAATAACGCTTCGTTTCCTTTTATATCGGGTGTTGGAAACCCAACTAGTAATACCGAAACTAGCTTCACGATGAGCTTTTCAAAGGCAGATATTGGTATTGGTGTCAGTGACGCCATTGAATTTACATTTGTTGTTACCTATCTTGATGGTTTTGGTGGTGGTGGAGTATTTAGATCAGATGAAGGCTATGGAAATGGATTACCCACAGGCAATCCAGGAACTAGTGATATTACCTTTACAACATCAGAGTTATACCGAGAGTCTACCACATATACCTATAACAGTTCTTGGTCTCCAAGTGATCCCAACGGTACATCTACTCTAAATGATATATTTTTAATAACGTCAGATAATGCTATCATTTCAACAAATACTAATGCAAAACTCGTCACTGTAAGTCCAGGAGCGGCTTTAACAATAAATTCAGGTGTTAACCTCAATGTGGCGGATGCTCTAACTTTAGAATCTGTTTCAAATAGTTACTCTAGTCTTATACCAGTAGGAACGGTTACGGGTACTGTAATCTATAATCGTTATGTTAATGATAATGGACCTATTAACGGTAATGACTTAATTAGCGCACCTGTTTCTGGTCAACAATTCAATACTTTTATAGGGAACAACACCAATATTTTAGCCAATCCTTCAGGCACAGATGTTCTTTTCGGTGGTTTTGACAATGATAATGCTACGGAACCGTATGAGCTTTGGGATGAAACTGATACTACACCACTTACCGCAGGTGTTGGTTACCGTAGCGGTATTGATCCTGTTGCCGGTTCAAATTTAGTATCTTTTGAAGGTACTGTAAATACTGGTTTGGTAGAGGTTGCTATAAACCAAGGTTCAGCAAGTATTCTTAATTTGGTAGGTAACCCGTTCCCTTCTTACTTGGATGCCCAAGCTTTTTTAACTCAAAATGCTGCGGTTTTAGATCCGAGTGCCGTGGTGATTTATGGTTATAATGACAGTACTAACGGTACTTCTGCTGATGATTACACGATTATCAGTGCCATAGAAAACAATACACTAAACATTGCCCCTGGTCAAGGGTTCTTTGTAGCTTCTAGTGTTGTTGGTGGCAACCTTCAGTTTACAACAAGCACTCCAGATATGCGTATTATATCTACCGATGACGACTTTATTGCAGGTAGATCGGCTATATCGAACGTTAATATCAATTTAAGTAATGCTACAGACAATTTTATCACTAAGGTATATTTTACGGCCTCTAGCGGCTTAGGTTTAGACCCTGGTTACGATGCTAGTCTGCTTGGTGGTGTGGCACCAGCTTTTTCCTTGTTTTCACACTTAGTAGAAGAGAATATGGACGTGCCGTTTGCAACGCAGGCCATTGGAAAAACAGATTATAACGACACCACTATTGCACTGGGTGTTAATGCTAATATGGGTGAGCAGTTGACTTTTAGCATTGCTGAAAACACAATGCCAGCCTCTATTGAAGTGTATTTGGACGATACACTAACCAGCACCTCTACACTATTAAACGCTGCTGATTATGTATTAACGCCTTCTGAGGATTTAAATGGTACGGGACGTTTTTACTTAAGGTTCTCTAATAGTGCATTGTCTACAACAGATGCTATTTTTGATGGTATTTCAATCTATGGCAACCAGACCAACAGAACTATCAGTATCGCAGGACAGCTAACCGAAGGGACCTCTGCTAATGTATATGATATACAAGGACGTTTGGTTACTGCGAGACCGTTAGTATCTGACTCAACATTACAGACTATCGATGCCAGCAACTTACATACAGGCGTGTATATTGTGAAGCTCGTTAATGGTAATGCCGTTAAAACTGAAAAAGTTATTTTGAAATAG